GCGGTCGACGGGACCTCCGCGAGCAGAACCATCGCGAGCAGCGTGCTGCCCACCGGTTCGCCGAGCAGGGAGACGCTGACGACGCTCGACTCGACGTGTTCGAGCGCCCAGTTGATCACGGTGTGGCCGAACACGCCCGGGCCGACCGCCATCCCGAGAAAGAGGAGCCACTCCCGGGGCGGGTAGTCGAGCAGCGGGTAGCCCCGAGCGAGGACGACGACTAGCAGCGCGGCGGCGCAGGCGACGTAGACGACGGTGACGTACGGAAAGAGGCTCACGCGCTGGCGGATCGACCGCCCCGCGAGGACGTAGCCGGCGGCCGTCACCGCACCGAGGAGAGCGAGCGCGTTGCCGAGCAGCGCCCGGCCGGTCGTCGCGGCGCCGCCGGCGTCTCCCAAAGACATCGCGGCAGCCCCGACGAGCGCGACCCCGATGCCAGCGACGGTTCGGCGGGTAACGCGCTCGCTCAACAGGAGGAACGCGCCGGCGGCGACGAACAGCGGCTGAGTCTGGACGAGCGTCACCGAGGCCGCGACGCTGGTGTGGTTCAGGCTCTCGAACCACGCCGCGAAGTGGATTGCGAGCGCGAGGCCCGCGAGGACGGCCCAGCCCCCGTCGCGAGGTGAGAGCCGACGGAAGTCGTCGCCGTGGCGCGCGGCGGCGACCGGCGCGACCAGACCGGCGGTGAAGACGACGCGGTAGAACGCCTTGACCACGCTCGGGGCCTCGCTCCAGCGGACGAGGATCGCGCTGGTACTGACCGCGAGCACCGCGACCGCGAGCGCGGCCATCGGCGACACTGGGCCGTCGCGGGCGTCGCTCATCACCGGGTAGTCCAGTCGGGATCGCTTACCCGTTGCGGTCCGCAGCCGCGCGACCG
This portion of the Halostella limicola genome encodes:
- a CDS encoding DMT family transporter — its product is MSDARDGPVSPMAALAVAVLAVSTSAILVRWSEAPSVVKAFYRVVFTAGLVAPVAAARHGDDFRRLSPRDGGWAVLAGLALAIHFAAWFESLNHTSVAASVTLVQTQPLFVAAGAFLLLSERVTRRTVAGIGVALVGAAAMSLGDAGGAATTGRALLGNALALLGAVTAAGYVLAGRSIRQRVSLFPYVTVVYVACAAALLVVVLARGYPLLDYPPREWLLFLGMAVGPGVFGHTVINWALEHVESSVVSVSLLGEPVGSTLLAMVLLAEVPSTATVVAGAIVLGGIYVTTTAREDGAA